The window CCCCTGTGCCTGCCCGGCGATCGTGCCACCGGTCGCGATCACGAGCACACGCGGGAGCGCTCCATTGGGAGCAGCGTCCTGGGCATGTCCTACCGCCGGGACAGCCGTATGCCACGCGACGCAGGCCACCAACACGAGGGACACTGACCCTCTCATCAGGAGGCGGCCGTGGCCGCGCCCTCCTTCACAGCGTCCACAAGGGCCAGGAACGCGTCCGACAGCCTCTGGGTGATCGGCCCCACTCCCCCGGCGCCGATCGTAACCCCGTCGACCTGCGAAATCGGCCGCACTTCGCCGGTGGTACCGGTGAAGAAGAGCTCATCAGCACAGGGCAGGTCTTCTACCTGGATCGGACGCTCCTCAACGGGGATCCCAGCCGCCCGTGCTTCCTCGAGCACGATCGCACGCGTAATGCCGGGGAGGATGTGCCCCGTCGTCGGATGAGTGACGACCGCCCCGCCGTACACACCCCAGAAATTCTGATGTGCACCCTCAATCGCCACGCCATCTCGAACGAGAATCGCGTCATCCGCCCCCCTGTCCTTCGCGTCCTGAAACGCCATCGCATTCGGCAGGAGGCAAATGGTCTTTATATCCACACGGCTCCATCGCCGATCCGGCACCGTTACGGCCGTAAAGCCACGCTGCCAAACTTCATCCGACGGACGACTCCACTCTTTCGCGGAGGCGTAGATCGTTGGGATCACGTCGCCCTCAGGGAAATAATGCGTACGCGGTGCGGCCCCTCGCGTGAGCTGCATGTAGACCATCGACCGGTCCACACCCTTGAGGCCGTTCTTCTCGATGAGGCCATGATGCATGTCGATCAGGGATTCGACGTCGAAGTCGATTCTGAGCCATGCGAGGCCCTTCCTCAGCCGTTCTAAATGTCGATCGAAACCGAACGACACCCCCTCGTAGAACGGAGTCACTTCGTAGAGTCCGTCCCCGAGCAAAAAGCCACGGTCGTCCGGAGAAATCTTCGCTTCGTCCTTCGGCATGAAGGACCCGTTCAGGTAGACCGTGCTCATCTTCGCGTGCGTTCCGAATAGGGCGCCCAAGCGCGTTCGCAGGTGCTCGGGAGATTCCCGGCGCACATCTCCGAAAGATGCCCCCCTGGTGACAAGAAAAAAGGGGAAGAGCCATAAAGGCTCTCCCCCTCCTGGTCGGCGGTCCCGTGGACCCCCGAATCTACTCGGGCCTAGTTCTCCGTCCGCCCCTCGAGCTTGTCGAACTCGGAGAGCAACTCCGCCTCCGGAATCGAGTTCGCTTCTTCCTCCGAATCGACTTCGACATCGGCCTCTTCCACGGGGGACGCATGCGCGGCTGCGGCCGGCTCATCGTCCCCCGCTTCGAGCTGTTTGGGTGCTTCGGCCTGAGGTGCCGCGATCAGGCCCATCTCAGCCTTCAGTGCGAGCAACTGATCTTCGACACCCGCTCCACCCGACCCAGATTCGAGACGAGTGAACTCGGACTCGAGCGTGTCCCCGCCCAGTTCGGCGTTGACCTCGGCATGAGCCACGCTCTGCCGCTCCTCTTCTTCGATCTTGTCGGCCATACGGTTGAAGGCCTCAAACGCCGATGTATCCGACAGGCCCGACATCGTCTCGTGGATCCGACGCTGCGCCTGGGCCCTCTTCTGCTTGGCGATGAGGAGATTACGCTTGCGGCGGGCCTCCTCGATCTTGTCGTTCAGTTGACGGAGCGAGCCCTTGAGGTTCTCCGTTTCAGCCGCCTGAGCTTCCCAGGTCTGCTTGAGGGCCATCGCCCGCTCGGCGTGTTCCTGCTGACGCAGCAGCGCCTGCTTCGCTAGGTCATCGCGTCCTTCCTTGACCGCCAGCATCGCTCGGTGCTGCCAGTCGCGTTGCTGTTTGACCTCGGCCTCAAGCTGTGCCTTGAGCTTCCGCTCATCGGCAATGGCCGCAGCCACATCACGCTTGGCACGCGCCAACTGCTCGCGCATGTCCGAAATGATCTGATTGAGCATCTTCTCGGGATTTTCCGCCCGAGAGATGAGATCGTTGATGTTCGATTTGATGACCGTCGACAACTTCGTGAAGATGCCCATCGCTTAGCCCTCCGCCCCGTTGGCGAGGTTGCGGATCTGCTCCATGTGCGTGGCGGCAGCGAGCGTAATCGACTCTATCGAAGCCTGGATCTCGAGGAAGTCGAGCGTCTCCAGCTCCAGCGTGTCGCTTAAAATCAGGTCGCCATCTTCGATGCCGTAAGCACCGTGAACGATCTCATTCGCATTAAGCTCGAGTAGCGTCCGGTAGAGAGCGAGACTGTTCGACCCCTCTTCCGGCATGTCCATGACCTTCATGCGGATCAGGAGCAGAGCGTCAGCGTGATGTACGACCACGGGAGCGCCTCCGTCCTCACCCCGAGTGAGATACATCCCCTCGTCGACCTCTTCGTATTCGAGGTCCATGCGAATCAGGAAGCTCTCCAGATCCTCTCGGCTAACCATGATGGTCTCCGTATGTGTGAGGCTGCATGGCAGCGACATGTCGAAATACCCGAAATCCTACGAGCACCCGAGAAGTTTGGTTTCTCACGGGTCCGTAAACTAAACGCCAACCCTAGCCAAGCAACCGCGCTAGGTGGTGTCCTGTATGAGACGTATCAACCCCCGCAACGGTTTCCGGCGTCCCCTCGACGAGAACCGCTCCGCCCCCTGATCCGCCCTCCGGCCCGAGGTCGATCACCCAGTCTGCCGTCTTCACAACATGCAGATTGTGTTCGATCACGACGACCGTGTTCCCGAGGTCGACGAGGCGATGCAGCACCTCCAGCAGAACACGCACATCCTCGAAATGAAGGCCGGTCGTAGGCTCATCGAGGATGTACAGTGTGTTCCCCGTAGACCGCTTGGAGAGTTCCGTTGCCAGCTTCACTCTCTGGGCTTCGCCTCCGGAGAGGGTCGTCGCAGCCTGACCGAGGTGGATATATCCCAGCCCGACATCGAACAGCGTCTGAAGTTTTTCCTTGATGCGGGGCACCATCTCGAAGAATCCGAGCGCGTCTTCGACAGTCATGTCGAGAACGTCCGCCACATTCTTGCCTTTGTAGTAGACGTCGAGCGTCTCGCGATTGTACCGCCGACCCCGGCAGATATCGCAAGGAACGTATACGTCCGGCAGGAAGTGCATCTCGATCTTCACGAGGCCATCGCCCTGACACGACTCACAGCGGCCACCCTTCACATTGAAAGAGAAGCGACCAGGGCCATACCCCCGCATCTGCGACTCCGGCAGGTTCGCAAACAGGTCACGAATCGGCGTGAATAGCCCTGTATACGTTGCCGGATTGGATCGCGGAGTCCTTCCGATCGGAGACTGATCGACGTCGATGACCTTGTCGATGTGCTCGAGACCGTCGATCCCGTCGTGATCGGCCGCAACCAATTTGCTCCGGTAGAAGTGCCGCGCCAGCGCGTGGTAAAGTGTTCCGTTTACGAGCGTCGACTTCCCGGATCCAGAGACCCCTGTCACACAAAGGAATGTGCCGAGAGGAAACGCCACATCGATCTTCTGGAGATTGTGGCCACGGGCGCCACGAACCGTGAGTGCCCGCTCCAAATCGACGGGTCGCCGCACCGTCGGAACCTCAATCCTACGCTCACCCGTCAGATAAGCGGCGGTGAGCGACCCCTCTGCCTTCAGGATGTCTTCGATCGTGCCCGCCGCAACCACTTCACCGCCATGCCGACCCGCGCCGGGGCCAAGGTCGACCACATAGTCGGCCATCCGGATCGTGTCTTCGTCATGCTCGACCACAACCACGGTGTTTCCGAGGTCACGAAGGTGCTGAAGCGTTCCGAGCAGTCGGTCGTTGTCTCGCTGGTGAAGCCCGATCGAGGGCTCGTCGAGGATGTACAGCACGCCGACCAGACGACTGCCGATCTGAGTCGCGAGTCGAATACGCTGCGCCTCACCGCCGGAAAGCGATCCGGCCGCCCTCCCGAGCGTCAGATAGTCGAGGCCCACATCCCGCAGGAAGCGGAGACGTTCTCCGACCTCTTTGAGAATCGGACCAGCGATCTCAGCTGAGAGCGGTGCATACTTCGCGGCCATCGCATCCGAGCCTGGACTTTCACCCTCGCCTTCGACAGGCAGACTGAGGAAGAAATCGGTGGCTGTGCCAATGGCCATGTCGACCACGTCG of the Longimicrobiales bacterium genome contains:
- a CDS encoding D-amino acid aminotransferase gives rise to the protein MSTVYLNGSFMPKDEAKISPDDRGFLLGDGLYEVTPFYEGVSFGFDRHLERLRKGLAWLRIDFDVESLIDMHHGLIEKNGLKGVDRSMVYMQLTRGAAPRTHYFPEGDVIPTIYASAKEWSRPSDEVWQRGFTAVTVPDRRWSRVDIKTICLLPNAMAFQDAKDRGADDAILVRDGVAIEGAHQNFWGVYGGAVVTHPTTGHILPGITRAIVLEEARAAGIPVEERPIQVEDLPCADELFFTGTTGEVRPISQVDGVTIGAGGVGPITQRLSDAFLALVDAVKEGAATAAS
- a CDS encoding PspA/IM30 family protein — its product is MGIFTKLSTVIKSNINDLISRAENPEKMLNQIISDMREQLARAKRDVAAAIADERKLKAQLEAEVKQQRDWQHRAMLAVKEGRDDLAKQALLRQQEHAERAMALKQTWEAQAAETENLKGSLRQLNDKIEEARRKRNLLIAKQKRAQAQRRIHETMSGLSDTSAFEAFNRMADKIEEEERQSVAHAEVNAELGGDTLESEFTRLESGSGGAGVEDQLLALKAEMGLIAAPQAEAPKQLEAGDDEPAAAAHASPVEEADVEVDSEEEANSIPEAELLSEFDKLEGRTEN
- the uvrA gene encoding excinuclease ABC subunit UvrA, yielding MPESRVSSTSPRGPATDSESAPLRPSVNGARAFRPSDEKLIVRGAREHNLKNIDVELPRERLIVITGLSGSGKSSLAFDTIYAEGQRRYVESLSAYARQFLGLMEKPDVDAIEGLSPAISIEQKTVSRNPRSTVGTVTEIYDYLRLLWARVGTPHCPTCGDPVIRQSASQIVDRLLGIGEGIRIEVLAPLVRGRKGEFKDLFEKARKEGFVRVRVDGKTHDLTDPPSLNRYENHDIAVVVDRLVIKEVDRERIADSVETALRAGEGVIEVLEHGKGRTKKDPVPHVFSEHYACDNCGTSLSELEPRQFSFNSPYGACEECGGLGTRKEVNAHLLTADHSVTILEGVILPWGDPSGHLRRSVIVGLAEAYEFDPNTPWGKLPEDVRHAIIHGSDGMKIRFPYKSGAGKFGGHYEDQWEGVLANVERRYRETQSETVRNQLDEFMSTLPCTACDGTRLRDASRAVTIGGASLGDVVDMAIGTATDFFLSLPVEGEGESPGSDAMAAKYAPLSAEIAGPILKEVGERLRFLRDVGLDYLTLGRAAGSLSGGEAQRIRLATQIGSRLVGVLYILDEPSIGLHQRDNDRLLGTLQHLRDLGNTVVVVEHDEDTIRMADYVVDLGPGAGRHGGEVVAAGTIEDILKAEGSLTAAYLTGERRIEVPTVRRPVDLERALTVRGARGHNLQKIDVAFPLGTFLCVTGVSGSGKSTLVNGTLYHALARHFYRSKLVAADHDGIDGLEHIDKVIDVDQSPIGRTPRSNPATYTGLFTPIRDLFANLPESQMRGYGPGRFSFNVKGGRCESCQGDGLVKIEMHFLPDVYVPCDICRGRRYNRETLDVYYKGKNVADVLDMTVEDALGFFEMVPRIKEKLQTLFDVGLGYIHLGQAATTLSGGEAQRVKLATELSKRSTGNTLYILDEPTTGLHFEDVRVLLEVLHRLVDLGNTVVVIEHNLHVVKTADWVIDLGPEGGSGGGAVLVEGTPETVAGVDTSHTGHHLARLLG
- a CDS encoding YbjN domain-containing protein, with the translated sequence MVSREDLESFLIRMDLEYEEVDEGMYLTRGEDGGAPVVVHHADALLLIRMKVMDMPEEGSNSLALYRTLLELNANEIVHGAYGIEDGDLILSDTLELETLDFLEIQASIESITLAAATHMEQIRNLANGAEG